The following are from one region of the Vicugna pacos chromosome 9, VicPac4, whole genome shotgun sequence genome:
- the LOC102537370 gene encoding uncharacterized protein isoform X1 — MAAAALRDPPQQCSVTLEDIAVHFSWDEWRLLDETQRRLYLDVMLENFALISSLGCCCGPGDAEAPFEWTVSLGGSQARTPKAALSSQKTYPCKMCGPVLRDIFHLAEHQETRHSQKLLRCGACVKQFDFSADFQQHQEQHMGEKTLRSSVDKALFVKSCRFHVSQKPLTWGTIEKDFPAITGHLQQQATQSVEKPNPISQCGSTLQSQKSHHAWGECKKTLSPKDTLVQDQGVHTERQCFVCSECGKAFKYKSSFVVHQRVHPAKSLHVCGECGKSFRRSSTLSQHQKIHNGARQYKCSKCGKSLNHKSVFIHPHTWHSGENSYVCSECSKSCSRSSVFIPHRRVHTEERPYKCSDCVKSFTSLSALSYHQRSHTGERPYACSDCEKSFISSSDLRYHQRVHSGERPYECSDCGKSFITRTALRYHHRVHTGERPYGCNECGKSFTRKNNLIIHLRVHSGERPYECSECGKSFTFSSSLRYHHRVHTGERPYACGECGKSFNNRWTLIRHQRIHTGEKPYVCNKCGKSFSCSSTLQYHERGHLGERPYGCSECGRSFTTSSALRYHQRIHTGERPYECSECGKSFISRSDLHYHQRVHSGERPFECSECGKSFIRRNNLILHQRVHTGERPYKCNECGKSFNNRWTLIQHQRVHTGEKPYVCGECGKSFTSSSTLCYHQRVHAGKRPYECSDCGKSFTSSSTLRYHQRVHTGERPYECGECGKSFTFSASLRYHHRVHTGERPYECNECGKSFKDRSQFNKHRRAHTGERPYECSECGKSFSQKSSLSTHQRIHDRERSYECSACGKSFTSISGLGYHQRVHRGEKPYQCNECGKSFTNSSILIRHQRVHTGERPYVCNECGKSFTSSATLSYHQRVHAGKRPYACNKCGKSFTSSSTLRYHQRVHAGDRPYECSDCGKSFISSSKLRYHQRVHTGERPYVCSECGKSFRDSSQFSQHRRGHTGERPYECRECGKFFMRKSTLSQHQRLHTRERP, encoded by the exons ATGGCGGCGGCTGCGCTGAGGGACCCGCCTCAG CAGTGCAGTGTGACGCTTGAGGACATTGCAGTGCACTTCTCCTGGGACGAATGGAGACTCCTTGATGAGACTCAGAGACGTCTGTACCTcgatgtgatgctggagaacttTGCACTTATCTCCTCACTGG GTTGCTGCTGTGGACCAGGGGATGCAGAGGCACCTTTTGAATGGACAGTTTCTCTGGGAGGGTCACAGGCCAGGACTCCCAAGGCAGCTTTGTCTTCCCAGAAGACCTACCCCTGCAAGATGTGTGGTCCAGTCTTGAGAGACATTTTCCACTTGGCTGAGCACCAGGAAACACGACACAGCCAGAAACTGTTGAGGTGTGGGGCATGTGTGAAACAGTTTGATTTTAGTGCAGACTTTCAGCAGCACCAGGAGCAACACATGGGAGAGAAAACCCTCAGAAGCAGCGTGGACAAGGCCTTGTTTGTGAAGAGCTGCAGATTCCATGTGTCACAGAAGCCATTGACTTGGGGGACGATTGAAAAGGACTTCCCCGCCATCACGGGACATCTACAGCAACAGGCCACTCAAAGTGTGGAGAAGCCAAACCCAATCTCCCAGTGCGGGTCAACTTTACAAAGCCAGAAAAGTCATCATGCCTGGGGAGAGTGCAAGAAAACCCTCAGCCCCAAAGACACACTTGTTCAGGACCAGGGTGTCCACACCGAAAGACAGTGTTTTGTGTGTAGTGAATGTGGGAAAGCATTCAAGTACAAATCCTCGTTTGTTGTGCACCAGAGAGTCCACCCTGCAAAAAGCCTTCATGTGTGTGGTGAATGTGGAAAATCCTTTAGGCGAAGCTCAACCCTCAGTCAACATCAAAAAATTCACAATGGGGCAAGGCAGTACAAGTGCAGCAAATGTGGGAAATCCTTAAATCACAAATCTGTGTTCATTCATCCCCACACATGGCACAGTGGAGAAAACAGTTACGTGTGTAGTGAATGTTCAAAATCTTGTAGCCGTAGCTCAGTGTTCATTCCACATAGGAGAGTTCACACTGAAGAAAGGCCTTACAAGTGTAGCGACTGTGTGAAATCTTTTACTTCTTTGTCCGCGCTCAGTTATCATCAGAGATCTCATACGGGAGAAAGACCTTATGCATGCAGTGACTGTGAGAAATCTTTCATCTCTAGCTCTGACCTCCGTTATCATCAGAGAGTTCATTCTGGAGAAAGGCCTTATGAATGCAGTGACTGTGGGAAATCTTTTATCACTCGTACTGCTCTCCGTTATCATCACAGGGTTCACACTGGAGAGAGACCCTATGGGTGTAACGAATGTGGCAAGTCCTTTACCCGAAAAAACAACCTGATTATACACTTAAGAGTTCACTCAGGAGAACGGCCTTAtgagtgcagtgaatgtgggaagtCTTTTACCTTTAGCTCCAGCCTTCGTTATCATCACAGAGTGCACACTGGAGAAAGACCTTATGCGTGTGGtgaatgtgggaaatcttttAACAACAGGTGGACACTCATTCGGCACCAGAGAATTCACACAGGAGAAAAGCCTTATGTGTGCAATAAATGTGGGAAGTCTTTTTCCTGTAGCTCCACCCTCCAGTATCATGAGCGAGGTCATCTTGGGGAAAGGCCTTATGggtgcagtgaatgtgggagaTCTTTTACCACTAGCTCTGCCCTCCGCtatcatcagagaattcatactggagaaaggccttatgagtgcagtgaatgtgggaaatcttttATTTCTAGGTCTGACCTCCATTATCATCAGAGGGTTCATTCTGGAGAAAGACCTTTTGAGTGTAGTGAATGTGGGAAGTCCTTTATTCGAAGAAATAACCTCATTTTACACCAGAGAGTTCATACAGGAGAAAGGCCTTACAagtgtaatgaatgtgggaaatcttttAACAATAGGTGGACACTTATTCAACACCAGAGAGTTCACACAGGAGAAAAGCCTTATGTGTGTGGTGAGTGTGGGAAATCTTTTACCTCTAGCTCTACCCTCTGTTATCATCAGAGAGTTCATGCGGGAAAGAGACCGTATGAGTGCAGTGACTGTGGGAAATCTTTTACCTCTAGCTCTACCCTCCGTTAccatcagagagttcacacaGGAGAACGGCCTTATGAGTGCGGTGAATGTGGGAAGTCTTTTACCTTTAGTGCCAGCCTCCGTTATCATCACAGAGTGCACACTGGAGAAAGACCTTATGAGTGCAACGAATGTGGGAAATCCTTTAAGGATAGATCGCAATTCAATAAACACCGGAGAGCTCACACTGGGGAAAGGCCTTATGAGTGTAGTGAATGTGGGAAATCATTTAGCCAAAAATCTTCCCTCTCAACACACCAGAGAATTCACGATAGAGAACGGTCTTATGAGTGTAGTGCGTGTGGGAAATCTTTTACCTCAATCTCTGGACTTGGTTATCATCAAAGAGTTCACAGGGGAGAGAAACCTTACCAGTGCAAtgaatgtgggaaatcttttACCAATAGCTCTATACTGATTCGACACCAGAGAGTTCACACAGGGGAAAGGCCTTATGTGTGCAATGAGTGTGGGAAATCTTTTACGAGTAGTGCCACCCTCTCTTACCATCAAAGAGTTCATGCAGGAAAAAGGCCTTATGCGTGCAACAAATGTGGGAAATCTTTTACCTCCAGTTCCACCCTTCGTTATCATCAGAGAGTTCATGCAGGAGATAGGCCTTATGAGTGCAGTGACTGTGGGAAATCTTTTATCTCTAGCTCCAAACTCCGTTACCACCAGAGAGTTCACACAGGAGAAAGGCCTTATgtgtgcagtgaatgtgggaaatccttcAGGGATAGTTCCCAATTTAGTCAACACAGAAGAGGCCACACTGGAGAAAGGCCTTATGAGTGTAGAGAATGTGGGAAATTTTTTATGCGAAAGTCTACCCTTTCTCAACATCAGAGGCTTCACACTAGAGAAAGGCCTTAG
- the LOC102537370 gene encoding uncharacterized protein isoform X2, which produces MAAAALRDPPQCSVTLEDIAVHFSWDEWRLLDETQRRLYLDVMLENFALISSLGCCCGPGDAEAPFEWTVSLGGSQARTPKAALSSQKTYPCKMCGPVLRDIFHLAEHQETRHSQKLLRCGACVKQFDFSADFQQHQEQHMGEKTLRSSVDKALFVKSCRFHVSQKPLTWGTIEKDFPAITGHLQQQATQSVEKPNPISQCGSTLQSQKSHHAWGECKKTLSPKDTLVQDQGVHTERQCFVCSECGKAFKYKSSFVVHQRVHPAKSLHVCGECGKSFRRSSTLSQHQKIHNGARQYKCSKCGKSLNHKSVFIHPHTWHSGENSYVCSECSKSCSRSSVFIPHRRVHTEERPYKCSDCVKSFTSLSALSYHQRSHTGERPYACSDCEKSFISSSDLRYHQRVHSGERPYECSDCGKSFITRTALRYHHRVHTGERPYGCNECGKSFTRKNNLIIHLRVHSGERPYECSECGKSFTFSSSLRYHHRVHTGERPYACGECGKSFNNRWTLIRHQRIHTGEKPYVCNKCGKSFSCSSTLQYHERGHLGERPYGCSECGRSFTTSSALRYHQRIHTGERPYECSECGKSFISRSDLHYHQRVHSGERPFECSECGKSFIRRNNLILHQRVHTGERPYKCNECGKSFNNRWTLIQHQRVHTGEKPYVCGECGKSFTSSSTLCYHQRVHAGKRPYECSDCGKSFTSSSTLRYHQRVHTGERPYECGECGKSFTFSASLRYHHRVHTGERPYECNECGKSFKDRSQFNKHRRAHTGERPYECSECGKSFSQKSSLSTHQRIHDRERSYECSACGKSFTSISGLGYHQRVHRGEKPYQCNECGKSFTNSSILIRHQRVHTGERPYVCNECGKSFTSSATLSYHQRVHAGKRPYACNKCGKSFTSSSTLRYHQRVHAGDRPYECSDCGKSFISSSKLRYHQRVHTGERPYVCSECGKSFRDSSQFSQHRRGHTGERPYECRECGKFFMRKSTLSQHQRLHTRERP; this is translated from the exons ATGGCGGCGGCTGCGCTGAGGGACCCGCCTCAG TGCAGTGTGACGCTTGAGGACATTGCAGTGCACTTCTCCTGGGACGAATGGAGACTCCTTGATGAGACTCAGAGACGTCTGTACCTcgatgtgatgctggagaacttTGCACTTATCTCCTCACTGG GTTGCTGCTGTGGACCAGGGGATGCAGAGGCACCTTTTGAATGGACAGTTTCTCTGGGAGGGTCACAGGCCAGGACTCCCAAGGCAGCTTTGTCTTCCCAGAAGACCTACCCCTGCAAGATGTGTGGTCCAGTCTTGAGAGACATTTTCCACTTGGCTGAGCACCAGGAAACACGACACAGCCAGAAACTGTTGAGGTGTGGGGCATGTGTGAAACAGTTTGATTTTAGTGCAGACTTTCAGCAGCACCAGGAGCAACACATGGGAGAGAAAACCCTCAGAAGCAGCGTGGACAAGGCCTTGTTTGTGAAGAGCTGCAGATTCCATGTGTCACAGAAGCCATTGACTTGGGGGACGATTGAAAAGGACTTCCCCGCCATCACGGGACATCTACAGCAACAGGCCACTCAAAGTGTGGAGAAGCCAAACCCAATCTCCCAGTGCGGGTCAACTTTACAAAGCCAGAAAAGTCATCATGCCTGGGGAGAGTGCAAGAAAACCCTCAGCCCCAAAGACACACTTGTTCAGGACCAGGGTGTCCACACCGAAAGACAGTGTTTTGTGTGTAGTGAATGTGGGAAAGCATTCAAGTACAAATCCTCGTTTGTTGTGCACCAGAGAGTCCACCCTGCAAAAAGCCTTCATGTGTGTGGTGAATGTGGAAAATCCTTTAGGCGAAGCTCAACCCTCAGTCAACATCAAAAAATTCACAATGGGGCAAGGCAGTACAAGTGCAGCAAATGTGGGAAATCCTTAAATCACAAATCTGTGTTCATTCATCCCCACACATGGCACAGTGGAGAAAACAGTTACGTGTGTAGTGAATGTTCAAAATCTTGTAGCCGTAGCTCAGTGTTCATTCCACATAGGAGAGTTCACACTGAAGAAAGGCCTTACAAGTGTAGCGACTGTGTGAAATCTTTTACTTCTTTGTCCGCGCTCAGTTATCATCAGAGATCTCATACGGGAGAAAGACCTTATGCATGCAGTGACTGTGAGAAATCTTTCATCTCTAGCTCTGACCTCCGTTATCATCAGAGAGTTCATTCTGGAGAAAGGCCTTATGAATGCAGTGACTGTGGGAAATCTTTTATCACTCGTACTGCTCTCCGTTATCATCACAGGGTTCACACTGGAGAGAGACCCTATGGGTGTAACGAATGTGGCAAGTCCTTTACCCGAAAAAACAACCTGATTATACACTTAAGAGTTCACTCAGGAGAACGGCCTTAtgagtgcagtgaatgtgggaagtCTTTTACCTTTAGCTCCAGCCTTCGTTATCATCACAGAGTGCACACTGGAGAAAGACCTTATGCGTGTGGtgaatgtgggaaatcttttAACAACAGGTGGACACTCATTCGGCACCAGAGAATTCACACAGGAGAAAAGCCTTATGTGTGCAATAAATGTGGGAAGTCTTTTTCCTGTAGCTCCACCCTCCAGTATCATGAGCGAGGTCATCTTGGGGAAAGGCCTTATGggtgcagtgaatgtgggagaTCTTTTACCACTAGCTCTGCCCTCCGCtatcatcagagaattcatactggagaaaggccttatgagtgcagtgaatgtgggaaatcttttATTTCTAGGTCTGACCTCCATTATCATCAGAGGGTTCATTCTGGAGAAAGACCTTTTGAGTGTAGTGAATGTGGGAAGTCCTTTATTCGAAGAAATAACCTCATTTTACACCAGAGAGTTCATACAGGAGAAAGGCCTTACAagtgtaatgaatgtgggaaatcttttAACAATAGGTGGACACTTATTCAACACCAGAGAGTTCACACAGGAGAAAAGCCTTATGTGTGTGGTGAGTGTGGGAAATCTTTTACCTCTAGCTCTACCCTCTGTTATCATCAGAGAGTTCATGCGGGAAAGAGACCGTATGAGTGCAGTGACTGTGGGAAATCTTTTACCTCTAGCTCTACCCTCCGTTAccatcagagagttcacacaGGAGAACGGCCTTATGAGTGCGGTGAATGTGGGAAGTCTTTTACCTTTAGTGCCAGCCTCCGTTATCATCACAGAGTGCACACTGGAGAAAGACCTTATGAGTGCAACGAATGTGGGAAATCCTTTAAGGATAGATCGCAATTCAATAAACACCGGAGAGCTCACACTGGGGAAAGGCCTTATGAGTGTAGTGAATGTGGGAAATCATTTAGCCAAAAATCTTCCCTCTCAACACACCAGAGAATTCACGATAGAGAACGGTCTTATGAGTGTAGTGCGTGTGGGAAATCTTTTACCTCAATCTCTGGACTTGGTTATCATCAAAGAGTTCACAGGGGAGAGAAACCTTACCAGTGCAAtgaatgtgggaaatcttttACCAATAGCTCTATACTGATTCGACACCAGAGAGTTCACACAGGGGAAAGGCCTTATGTGTGCAATGAGTGTGGGAAATCTTTTACGAGTAGTGCCACCCTCTCTTACCATCAAAGAGTTCATGCAGGAAAAAGGCCTTATGCGTGCAACAAATGTGGGAAATCTTTTACCTCCAGTTCCACCCTTCGTTATCATCAGAGAGTTCATGCAGGAGATAGGCCTTATGAGTGCAGTGACTGTGGGAAATCTTTTATCTCTAGCTCCAAACTCCGTTACCACCAGAGAGTTCACACAGGAGAAAGGCCTTATgtgtgcagtgaatgtgggaaatccttcAGGGATAGTTCCCAATTTAGTCAACACAGAAGAGGCCACACTGGAGAAAGGCCTTATGAGTGTAGAGAATGTGGGAAATTTTTTATGCGAAAGTCTACCCTTTCTCAACATCAGAGGCTTCACACTAGAGAAAGGCCTTAG
- the LOC102537370 gene encoding uncharacterized protein isoform X3, producing MLENFALISSLGCCCGPGDAEAPFEWTVSLGGSQARTPKAALSSQKTYPCKMCGPVLRDIFHLAEHQETRHSQKLLRCGACVKQFDFSADFQQHQEQHMGEKTLRSSVDKALFVKSCRFHVSQKPLTWGTIEKDFPAITGHLQQQATQSVEKPNPISQCGSTLQSQKSHHAWGECKKTLSPKDTLVQDQGVHTERQCFVCSECGKAFKYKSSFVVHQRVHPAKSLHVCGECGKSFRRSSTLSQHQKIHNGARQYKCSKCGKSLNHKSVFIHPHTWHSGENSYVCSECSKSCSRSSVFIPHRRVHTEERPYKCSDCVKSFTSLSALSYHQRSHTGERPYACSDCEKSFISSSDLRYHQRVHSGERPYECSDCGKSFITRTALRYHHRVHTGERPYGCNECGKSFTRKNNLIIHLRVHSGERPYECSECGKSFTFSSSLRYHHRVHTGERPYACGECGKSFNNRWTLIRHQRIHTGEKPYVCNKCGKSFSCSSTLQYHERGHLGERPYGCSECGRSFTTSSALRYHQRIHTGERPYECSECGKSFISRSDLHYHQRVHSGERPFECSECGKSFIRRNNLILHQRVHTGERPYKCNECGKSFNNRWTLIQHQRVHTGEKPYVCGECGKSFTSSSTLCYHQRVHAGKRPYECSDCGKSFTSSSTLRYHQRVHTGERPYECGECGKSFTFSASLRYHHRVHTGERPYECNECGKSFKDRSQFNKHRRAHTGERPYECSECGKSFSQKSSLSTHQRIHDRERSYECSACGKSFTSISGLGYHQRVHRGEKPYQCNECGKSFTNSSILIRHQRVHTGERPYVCNECGKSFTSSATLSYHQRVHAGKRPYACNKCGKSFTSSSTLRYHQRVHAGDRPYECSDCGKSFISSSKLRYHQRVHTGERPYVCSECGKSFRDSSQFSQHRRGHTGERPYECRECGKFFMRKSTLSQHQRLHTRERP from the exons atgctggagaacttTGCACTTATCTCCTCACTGG GTTGCTGCTGTGGACCAGGGGATGCAGAGGCACCTTTTGAATGGACAGTTTCTCTGGGAGGGTCACAGGCCAGGACTCCCAAGGCAGCTTTGTCTTCCCAGAAGACCTACCCCTGCAAGATGTGTGGTCCAGTCTTGAGAGACATTTTCCACTTGGCTGAGCACCAGGAAACACGACACAGCCAGAAACTGTTGAGGTGTGGGGCATGTGTGAAACAGTTTGATTTTAGTGCAGACTTTCAGCAGCACCAGGAGCAACACATGGGAGAGAAAACCCTCAGAAGCAGCGTGGACAAGGCCTTGTTTGTGAAGAGCTGCAGATTCCATGTGTCACAGAAGCCATTGACTTGGGGGACGATTGAAAAGGACTTCCCCGCCATCACGGGACATCTACAGCAACAGGCCACTCAAAGTGTGGAGAAGCCAAACCCAATCTCCCAGTGCGGGTCAACTTTACAAAGCCAGAAAAGTCATCATGCCTGGGGAGAGTGCAAGAAAACCCTCAGCCCCAAAGACACACTTGTTCAGGACCAGGGTGTCCACACCGAAAGACAGTGTTTTGTGTGTAGTGAATGTGGGAAAGCATTCAAGTACAAATCCTCGTTTGTTGTGCACCAGAGAGTCCACCCTGCAAAAAGCCTTCATGTGTGTGGTGAATGTGGAAAATCCTTTAGGCGAAGCTCAACCCTCAGTCAACATCAAAAAATTCACAATGGGGCAAGGCAGTACAAGTGCAGCAAATGTGGGAAATCCTTAAATCACAAATCTGTGTTCATTCATCCCCACACATGGCACAGTGGAGAAAACAGTTACGTGTGTAGTGAATGTTCAAAATCTTGTAGCCGTAGCTCAGTGTTCATTCCACATAGGAGAGTTCACACTGAAGAAAGGCCTTACAAGTGTAGCGACTGTGTGAAATCTTTTACTTCTTTGTCCGCGCTCAGTTATCATCAGAGATCTCATACGGGAGAAAGACCTTATGCATGCAGTGACTGTGAGAAATCTTTCATCTCTAGCTCTGACCTCCGTTATCATCAGAGAGTTCATTCTGGAGAAAGGCCTTATGAATGCAGTGACTGTGGGAAATCTTTTATCACTCGTACTGCTCTCCGTTATCATCACAGGGTTCACACTGGAGAGAGACCCTATGGGTGTAACGAATGTGGCAAGTCCTTTACCCGAAAAAACAACCTGATTATACACTTAAGAGTTCACTCAGGAGAACGGCCTTAtgagtgcagtgaatgtgggaagtCTTTTACCTTTAGCTCCAGCCTTCGTTATCATCACAGAGTGCACACTGGAGAAAGACCTTATGCGTGTGGtgaatgtgggaaatcttttAACAACAGGTGGACACTCATTCGGCACCAGAGAATTCACACAGGAGAAAAGCCTTATGTGTGCAATAAATGTGGGAAGTCTTTTTCCTGTAGCTCCACCCTCCAGTATCATGAGCGAGGTCATCTTGGGGAAAGGCCTTATGggtgcagtgaatgtgggagaTCTTTTACCACTAGCTCTGCCCTCCGCtatcatcagagaattcatactggagaaaggccttatgagtgcagtgaatgtgggaaatcttttATTTCTAGGTCTGACCTCCATTATCATCAGAGGGTTCATTCTGGAGAAAGACCTTTTGAGTGTAGTGAATGTGGGAAGTCCTTTATTCGAAGAAATAACCTCATTTTACACCAGAGAGTTCATACAGGAGAAAGGCCTTACAagtgtaatgaatgtgggaaatcttttAACAATAGGTGGACACTTATTCAACACCAGAGAGTTCACACAGGAGAAAAGCCTTATGTGTGTGGTGAGTGTGGGAAATCTTTTACCTCTAGCTCTACCCTCTGTTATCATCAGAGAGTTCATGCGGGAAAGAGACCGTATGAGTGCAGTGACTGTGGGAAATCTTTTACCTCTAGCTCTACCCTCCGTTAccatcagagagttcacacaGGAGAACGGCCTTATGAGTGCGGTGAATGTGGGAAGTCTTTTACCTTTAGTGCCAGCCTCCGTTATCATCACAGAGTGCACACTGGAGAAAGACCTTATGAGTGCAACGAATGTGGGAAATCCTTTAAGGATAGATCGCAATTCAATAAACACCGGAGAGCTCACACTGGGGAAAGGCCTTATGAGTGTAGTGAATGTGGGAAATCATTTAGCCAAAAATCTTCCCTCTCAACACACCAGAGAATTCACGATAGAGAACGGTCTTATGAGTGTAGTGCGTGTGGGAAATCTTTTACCTCAATCTCTGGACTTGGTTATCATCAAAGAGTTCACAGGGGAGAGAAACCTTACCAGTGCAAtgaatgtgggaaatcttttACCAATAGCTCTATACTGATTCGACACCAGAGAGTTCACACAGGGGAAAGGCCTTATGTGTGCAATGAGTGTGGGAAATCTTTTACGAGTAGTGCCACCCTCTCTTACCATCAAAGAGTTCATGCAGGAAAAAGGCCTTATGCGTGCAACAAATGTGGGAAATCTTTTACCTCCAGTTCCACCCTTCGTTATCATCAGAGAGTTCATGCAGGAGATAGGCCTTATGAGTGCAGTGACTGTGGGAAATCTTTTATCTCTAGCTCCAAACTCCGTTACCACCAGAGAGTTCACACAGGAGAAAGGCCTTATgtgtgcagtgaatgtgggaaatccttcAGGGATAGTTCCCAATTTAGTCAACACAGAAGAGGCCACACTGGAGAAAGGCCTTATGAGTGTAGAGAATGTGGGAAATTTTTTATGCGAAAGTCTACCCTTTCTCAACATCAGAGGCTTCACACTAGAGAAAGGCCTTAG